The window ATGAAAAGAAGGCAAGACACTGCCAGTTGAACATATGCCTCATGCATTATAGAAAACTtgttaaaaaccaaaatttgagGGCGATTGCTCAAATTTATGTCCTCATACGGTTACATCCATCCCTTGAAAGAAGAGATAAAACAACAATCCTCAATGAGGCACCTACACCTACTGAATTTTTCTAACCGCAAGTCTTAACAGCCCGCCAGGAAACAATATCGGAACTGTGAAAACATAGCTAGTAGCCTAGTATGCCTACCCTCCTCCAGAGTCTTACAGTTTCTATTTGACACTTTGTAGACGAGGGGTACAAAAAATCCGCATGCATTCGGTCCAACCTCAAGTCTTCAGATCATCAGACATTGCTGAGGGTATGCAATGTGTAGCAAGAATATCTAGAGTAGCTGCTTTAGCAGTTTTTGTTCGGAGAACCACCACCTGGATATATGCCAGAAATTAGCGTAGCGTACAATACAGACAGAAAACCACATGCAAACGTGTACAAAGGAGGGGAAAGGGGTGAGACGGAGAGGGGGAGAGAACCTGTTGGTAttctaaatcaaatttcaaaaattcatcCTCGCAGCTCTCTACCATGCTTGCCAAGTTCTTCAGGTTTTTCACAGGCTTACCATTTAAAGCAAGAACCTACACAAACATACAGAGTAAGTCATCCAACAACAGGTTATTTGAAGTGTATCAACTACTAACATCCAAAAATAAATCCCTGACCTGGGTGTTAACTATTTCTTCATAACCGATGTTGATGTCAGCCACAAGGACCTGTGAAACAACGACGAGCTGCTCATCTGGTGATTGTGGCATTGAATGCAGCATCTTGTCCAAAAGCTTGACAGGAGCTTCAAATTCATATTCCTTTCCATACTGTAAATACAAGCAGAAACAGTTGGATTGAGATAGCTTGCATAATTTGATCTTAATTTGAGATGCATTATCATAAACTTTTTAAGATATTAATTACACACGCAGGCATGCACACACGTATAGCCATGTATGGTCTAAAGATGGAAATTGAGTTATGTCACGTTAATTCATTGTGTCAGATCATTTCAGTATTAATTACACACACGAGCAGACACATACATATGGACACTGTAGATGCACAATAGTTGCATGCAGTACTAATTAATCAAAACCCTCTCCTTAACTTCCACTAAGCAGATGTAAGAAAGAGGTTTAAGCTCATTGAGGGGTTTAAAGGTGAGCTACTAACCTCAGATCGAAGATAAGGAACAGACACAGCTGTAAAGACAAATCCTGCAATTATATAATATGAAGGAGGTCTGCCCTTGTTGTGTGCTGGGATTAGCCTTTTGTGGGATGCAAGTTTGATGTCAAAATTGAGAATATCAGAATTGCGCAGAACTTTAACCGCTGAATTATCTCCAGTATATTTCTGGGAGACAAGGTAACTAAAACCTATGCGTTCTCCATGCCGAAAAGGAACTGAAAATCATTGTGGAAAACAGCAAAGTGCTAAGTCACATAGAGTACGATAATAATTTAAGAAAGGGAAACAGAATGGTAAAACATATCACACATTATATTAGTGAACTTCACTACTTATCAACAGTTGTATAAATTAGCAGAAAAGTCCTATAATAAACAAATATAAAGAATAATAAATTCTTTCATGAATGCGAGTTTTTCGCTTGCTATACAAATTAAAGAGGTATGCCATAAACATATACccataatacatatatatatgaatgtagCATGAATACAAGAAGTACACATGCCTGTTCCATCATTGGCAATATTAACTCCATCAAAGCTGAGAATGATATCAGATGGCTTCAGAACATGAGATTCCGGAGCAGTGGGATCAACTCTTCTTATACGAACACCCTTCTGATCAGGTTTCATGCCCATTGCCATACGCAAATCAGGATTTTCCATCTTCTGCCACTCAACCCCAAGAATTGGAAATCCTAGCACATTATAAACAATCATAAGATTCAAAGGACGTGCAGAACTGGCAATACTAGGTACAGCTGGGCTCAAAGACATGTAACTACATTACATAGAAAGACAACCTATGCCAATGacaatttataaaaatttaaatactTAAAACACATCAATTGTAACAAATTTACCTGTATATGCTCCATTCCTCTCATAATCTTGGATGAAGTGCATAATGACTGGTGTTGGTATGACATAACCAATATTCTCTGCATCTTCATGTTTAAGGGACTGAAATGCGATACCGACGCAATTTCCTTTGTCATTAAAAGCAGGCCCACCTGAGTTTCCAGAGTTAATGGCAGCATCTATCTGGAAAAACCCAAACGGTAAGAAACATGACATTAGAAAAAATGCTCCACTGATAAGCCAGATGTCCAACAGAAGTGATAGAATTACATTCTCATTACCTGCAAACCCAGTAGTTCAGTAGACCCATGAACATATGACAGAATCTCTATTCGTGACACAACACCACTCGTCACTGAAATTGTGTCTCCTCCAATTGGGTAACCCACAACAGTAACGGCGTCTTGAAGCGCAGGCAAATCCCCAAACTCCACTGGTGACACTCCTTTCCAAAACTCGTTGTCATCAACAGTAAGCATGGCTGCAACACCATATAAACAACAGTTTTCCATTACACAATATCCAAATAAGCTCAATCAGTAACCAAAACTTGATTTCCATAATTAGTGTAATCCAACTAACGGGAATTAATGCATAATGTGCATGGACATTCACTCACAATCCCTCCATCTCCACCCACGTTGAGAAATTCACACCTTTCCCCACATTCACATATGACAAATGAAATTCATCCGTTGCATTAGTTTTTCATTCCCTGTGCCTTCATTTACTATGCGATTTATTCTCAGCTTTTCTAATACCTTATATCAAACTGTTCTACTCCCCCTAAGGTAAACATGGAAATTCTCCTTCGCTTCCAATAACAAATCACTCCCTATATCTTCACCACGCAAATTTTACTACGTAACAACGCAGAACAAACACTAAAACCCCCAAGTAAAACAACCCCTTAAGCAGAAAGTATGAGGCTTTTCTACCCTATACATCATCCccattcataaaaaaaacatcATGAATCAGTGAAAATTCAAAAAGTATTAACAATGATAATCAGAAAGAAGGAAAACTACATAAAAAGGAAAGCTTTTGAATACCAATATCGCACTCGGTGCCAATGGCGAGAACAGTGGCCAAGTACTTAGTATCGGAGCCACGCTTCTTGAGCTTGACCTGCGTATAATGCTCCACAGAGTGCGCATTGGTCAGCACCCTCCTCCCACCAATCACAAACCCACTGCTGCTCGAGCTGTACTGCCTCTTCCTCTGCCACGGCAGCGAGAAATTCGGCTCTGTATGCGTACAAAACACCTTCACCACCGCATCCATGGCCGGCACCACCCTCGCCCCGCCCTCCCACGCCTCACCAGGATCCGAAACCGTCAAGGTCGGCCCCACCGCCCCCTTGTGGTCACCATTGTCGACCGCCCGAAGGATCCTCCGGGAAGGGGCCATGGCCTCGGGCTTGTCGGAGAGCTTTTGGAGCTTCTTAGGTCGACCGCGGCGGCGACCTTCGTGTTGGGGCTGCGAGGCCTGAGGCTGCTCGATTATCTCCACGTTGCTGACGGAGAAAACGTCGTCAACTGCGGTTGTGGCC is drawn from Malus domestica chromosome 14, GDT2T_hap1 and contains these coding sequences:
- the LOC103455315 gene encoding protease Do-like 9, with the protein product MGKRGRKPKTPTPETLDLPATAMASPPAPPVTTATTAVDDVFSVSNVEIIEQPQASQPQHEGRRRGRPKKLQKLSDKPEAMAPSRRILRAVDNGDHKGAVGPTLTVSDPGEAWEGGARVVPAMDAVVKVFCTHTEPNFSLPWQRKRQYSSSSSGFVIGGRRVLTNAHSVEHYTQVKLKKRGSDTKYLATVLAIGTECDIAMLTVDDNEFWKGVSPVEFGDLPALQDAVTVVGYPIGGDTISVTSGVVSRIEILSYVHGSTELLGLQIDAAINSGNSGGPAFNDKGNCVGIAFQSLKHEDAENIGYVIPTPVIMHFIQDYERNGAYTGFPILGVEWQKMENPDLRMAMGMKPDQKGVRIRRVDPTAPESHVLKPSDIILSFDGVNIANDGTVPFRHGERIGFSYLVSQKYTGDNSAVKVLRNSDILNFDIKLASHKRLIPAHNKGRPPSYYIIAGFVFTAVSVPYLRSEYGKEYEFEAPVKLLDKMLHSMPQSPDEQLVVVSQVLVADINIGYEEIVNTQVLALNGKPVKNLKNLASMVESCEDEFLKFDLEYQQVVVLRTKTAKAATLDILATHCIPSAMSDDLKT